A stretch of the Thiomicrorhabdus indica genome encodes the following:
- a CDS encoding Hsp33 family molecular chaperone HslO, with the protein MANNSIQRFLFKDHGIRGQFVQLTDSWQSMTHERHYPDVISKLLGELSLVAIIMANGLKHKGRITLQIQGSGPVNLLVVEVMDNLLIKGVAKTSQTITDETTLSELLGNGQILATLENSQTNHHFQSYVSRDAETVAECFEIFFQQSEQLQTRVFLAANENSAGGLILQKMPETAETQVSSDDDAWNRIEHLTSTISDDELTSLGCEELLHRLYHEETVELFEAREIEYHCPQDSSKIDAMLKSLGEEEVRKILEEQGEIVIHNEMCNFHARYDKAAVDELFAGQESKNTNDSIQ; encoded by the coding sequence ATGGCAAATAACAGCATTCAACGTTTTTTATTTAAAGACCATGGCATTCGCGGCCAATTCGTTCAACTGACAGACAGTTGGCAATCCATGACTCATGAGCGCCATTACCCTGATGTCATTTCAAAGCTGTTAGGCGAATTGAGTTTAGTCGCCATTATTATGGCAAATGGGCTTAAACATAAAGGTCGCATTACTCTTCAAATCCAAGGCTCTGGCCCTGTGAACCTGCTTGTCGTTGAAGTGATGGACAACTTACTCATAAAAGGTGTTGCCAAAACCTCGCAAACGATTACCGATGAAACAACACTATCTGAATTACTCGGCAATGGGCAAATCCTTGCAACCCTAGAAAACTCTCAAACCAATCATCACTTCCAAAGCTATGTGAGTCGCGATGCTGAAACGGTCGCAGAATGTTTTGAAATTTTCTTCCAACAGTCAGAACAGCTTCAAACACGTGTTTTCCTTGCGGCAAATGAAAACTCTGCCGGCGGGTTAATTCTGCAAAAAATGCCTGAAACTGCCGAAACACAGGTAAGTTCAGATGACGATGCATGGAATCGTATTGAACATTTAACCTCAACAATCAGTGACGATGAGTTAACCTCCTTGGGTTGCGAAGAACTGCTACATCGACTTTACCACGAAGAAACTGTTGAGCTGTTTGAAGCTCGCGAGATTGAATATCATTGTCCTCAAGACTCATCAAAAATTGATGCCATGTTAAAAAGCTTGGGAGAGGAAGAAGTCCGAAAAATTCTTGAAGAGCAAGGAGAAATTGTCATTCACAATGAGATGTGCAATTTTCACGCACGCTACGACAAAGCTGCTGTGGATGAGCTTTTTGCTGGACAAGAATCCAAAAATACCAACGACTCTATTCAGTAG
- the epmA gene encoding EF-P lysine aminoacylase EpmA, whose product MLMTKFERLKKRSQFLHDLRAFFYERAVIEVDTPILSQAATPDLHLRSLRTTLQIPGEGLKDYYLHTSPEYPMKRLLCDGVEDCFYLGKVFRDSDLSPRHQIEFSMLEWYRLGFDLQQLIDEVVALIQARLSGSETLCDDVEQLTYRETFTKYAQIDDIFSATAANCREVLLIHKVPEIVGVELDDKVLWEQLVLTEVIEPQLGKSGICVINDFPARDAALARVSTDNPQCAQRFEVFVKGMELANGYYELADANEYRQRFEASLAMRKEQGLPPVVLDENLLADLEQKGLPDCSGVALGVDRLFALQQGLEDISEGIAFGIKDA is encoded by the coding sequence ATGTTGATGACAAAGTTTGAAAGACTGAAAAAACGCTCGCAGTTCTTGCATGATCTGCGGGCGTTTTTTTATGAACGAGCGGTGATTGAAGTGGATACTCCGATATTGTCCCAAGCTGCTACTCCTGATCTACATTTGCGTTCTTTACGAACGACTCTTCAGATTCCTGGTGAGGGCTTAAAAGACTATTACCTTCATACATCACCAGAATATCCAATGAAACGGCTGCTATGTGATGGTGTGGAAGATTGTTTCTACTTGGGAAAGGTGTTCCGTGATTCGGATTTGAGTCCTCGTCATCAAATAGAATTTTCAATGTTGGAGTGGTATCGACTGGGTTTTGATTTACAACAACTGATTGATGAAGTGGTCGCTCTGATACAAGCAAGACTTTCTGGTTCTGAGACTCTTTGTGATGATGTTGAGCAACTAACTTATCGTGAAACGTTCACAAAATACGCTCAAATTGACGATATCTTTAGTGCAACTGCGGCGAATTGTCGGGAAGTACTTTTAATTCATAAAGTTCCAGAGATTGTGGGTGTTGAGTTAGATGATAAGGTTTTGTGGGAACAGCTGGTTCTGACAGAAGTCATAGAACCACAGCTAGGAAAATCAGGGATTTGTGTGATTAATGATTTTCCAGCCAGAGATGCAGCTTTAGCCCGAGTTTCAACTGACAACCCGCAGTGTGCTCAGCGATTTGAAGTTTTCGTCAAAGGTATGGAACTGGCCAATGGTTATTATGAATTGGCTGATGCTAATGAGTATCGCCAGCGTTTTGAAGCCTCTCTTGCTATGCGCAAAGAACAGGGGTTGCCACCAGTTGTTCTGGATGAAAATTTACTCGCTGATTTGGAGCAAAAAGGGTTGCCCGATTGTTCAGGCGTGGCTTTAGGTGTTGACCGTTTATTCGCCTTACAGCAGGGCTTAGAGGATATTTCAGAAGGGATTGCATTTGGAATTAAAGACGCTTGA
- the efp gene encoding elongation factor P produces the protein MATVSTNEFKNGLKFLMDGQPCTITDNTIVQPGKGQAFNRVKYRNLITGRVLEKTFKSGEKVEAADVMDTELQYLYNDGEFWHFMDAESFEQYQASEAAVADISKFLVEQDMCVVTLWNGDPISVTPPKQVTLEVVDTDPGLKGDTAGTGGKPATLSTGAVVQVPLFVQIGEMVIVNTEKGEYVSRAK, from the coding sequence ATGGCAACAGTAAGCACCAACGAATTCAAAAACGGCTTAAAATTCTTAATGGACGGACAGCCATGTACCATTACTGACAATACGATTGTTCAACCTGGTAAAGGTCAAGCATTTAACCGCGTGAAATATCGTAATTTGATTACCGGTCGAGTGTTAGAAAAAACATTTAAATCGGGTGAAAAAGTTGAAGCAGCAGATGTTATGGATACTGAACTACAGTACCTTTATAACGATGGCGAGTTTTGGCATTTTATGGATGCAGAGTCCTTTGAACAGTATCAAGCTTCTGAAGCTGCTGTAGCGGATATTAGTAAATTCCTAGTTGAGCAAGATATGTGTGTGGTGACTCTTTGGAATGGTGACCCGATTTCTGTCACGCCGCCAAAGCAAGTGACTCTGGAAGTTGTTGATACGGATCCTGGTTTGAAAGGTGATACGGCTGGAACTGGCGGTAAACCAGCAACGCTATCGACAGGTGCTGTCGTACAAGTTCCTCTATTTGTTCAAATCGGTGAGATGGTCATCGTCAACACTGAAAAAGGTGAGTACGTTTCTCGCGCTAAATAA
- the epmB gene encoding EF-P beta-lysylation protein EpmB: protein MRSNAKVSSISFDLLNSSQKKQAKQLHHLLAEIQLPELENDCHLSEFPLKVPKHFAKQIQLKNPTDPLLRQILPVNQELETNEHYKKDPVGDLDKNPLPSLIHKYYGRVLLIASPKCDIHCRYCFRRHFPYENQSNNRAWHQAIEYIQADDSIHEVILSGGDPMSLSENVLLKLSQKIESIQHVKTLRIHSRTPVVSPTDAAQKEWLEWAKTTALNIVLVVHCNHSNELSTQTHELFKRYQQAGLHLLNQTVLLRSINDSVDVLEKLSHALFAQSVMPYYLHQLDKVQGAAHFQVADQDALILHQALRERLPGYLVPKLVQEVAGEPFKTPLYELADENGI, encoded by the coding sequence ATGCGTTCTAACGCCAAAGTCTCAAGCATCTCATTCGATCTCTTAAATTCCTCGCAAAAAAAGCAAGCAAAGCAATTACACCATTTACTGGCTGAAATTCAGTTACCCGAATTGGAAAACGATTGCCATTTGTCGGAATTCCCCCTGAAAGTCCCTAAACATTTTGCCAAACAAATTCAGCTTAAGAACCCTACTGACCCTTTGCTTCGACAAATTTTGCCCGTCAACCAAGAATTAGAAACAAACGAGCACTATAAAAAAGACCCAGTTGGCGATTTGGACAAAAACCCTTTACCTAGTCTTATCCACAAATACTATGGCCGAGTATTATTGATTGCGAGTCCAAAGTGTGACATTCATTGTCGCTACTGTTTCAGACGCCATTTTCCTTATGAAAATCAAAGTAACAATCGTGCTTGGCATCAAGCCATTGAATATATACAAGCAGACGACAGCATTCACGAAGTGATTTTGAGTGGTGGGGACCCGATGAGCCTATCAGAAAACGTTTTACTCAAGTTATCTCAAAAAATTGAGTCCATTCAACACGTCAAAACTTTACGAATTCACAGCCGAACGCCCGTGGTCTCGCCAACAGATGCCGCTCAGAAGGAATGGTTGGAATGGGCAAAAACGACCGCTCTCAATATTGTTCTGGTGGTGCACTGTAATCACTCCAATGAATTAAGCACACAAACTCATGAGCTTTTTAAGCGCTATCAACAGGCAGGACTTCATCTTTTAAATCAAACAGTTCTACTGCGATCAATCAATGATTCGGTCGACGTGCTTGAAAAACTCAGTCATGCCTTATTTGCTCAATCAGTCATGCCCTACTACCTGCATCAATTGGATAAAGTTCAAGGTGCTGCACATTTTCAAGTTGCGGATCAGGATGCATTGATTTTACACCAAGCGCTTCGTGAGCGCTTACCAGGTTATTTAGTGCCAAAACTCGTTCAAGAAGTCGCAGGAGAGCCCTTTAAGACTCCTCTTTACGAACTTGCTGATGAGAATGGGATTTAG
- a CDS encoding tRNA-uridine aminocarboxypropyltransferase: MINSSKRTECPKCMRAQKACICDCIVSILPAVEIGILQHPSEQKQSKGTARLAALSVKNAKLWVGELVTNAVLSVSHGQVVETPVMSKDSLAQWISQKTTLLLYPETDEVLDTTVLDSNLSDSGIMQNSFQGMPVNKQLPAGKVCKVSEINQLNGDFQVLVLDGTWRKTHKMLMLNPILQVLPRIAIFPTKASSYHIRKQKNNQSLATIEAIAELIQMLEPEASNAERLHTAFDKMQQFLLSLRAKSHSHQQVRKEES, from the coding sequence ATGATTAATTCTAGCAAAAGAACAGAATGTCCCAAGTGTATGCGAGCCCAGAAAGCTTGCATTTGTGACTGCATTGTATCAATTTTACCTGCGGTGGAAATTGGCATTCTGCAGCACCCAAGTGAGCAAAAACAGAGCAAAGGCACAGCAAGGCTAGCCGCCTTATCAGTAAAAAATGCCAAGTTGTGGGTCGGCGAGTTAGTGACTAATGCGGTGTTGTCAGTCAGTCATGGTCAAGTTGTGGAAACGCCTGTCATGTCAAAAGATAGCTTGGCTCAATGGATTTCACAAAAAACGACTTTATTACTCTATCCAGAAACGGATGAAGTGTTAGATACGACAGTGTTAGATTCTAATTTAAGCGATTCTGGAATCATGCAAAATTCTTTTCAAGGAATGCCCGTAAACAAACAGTTACCGGCCGGTAAAGTTTGTAAAGTTTCAGAAATCAACCAGTTGAATGGTGATTTTCAGGTGTTGGTACTCGATGGTACATGGCGAAAAACACATAAGATGCTTATGCTAAACCCAATACTTCAAGTTTTGCCGAGAATAGCGATATTTCCAACTAAAGCTTCTTCGTATCACATTCGAAAGCAGAAAAACAATCAGTCTTTAGCGACCATTGAAGCGATTGCGGAGCTGATACAAATGCTTGAGCCAGAAGCTAGCAATGCTGAGAGATTGCACACCGCCTTTGACAAAATGCAGCAGTTTTTACTGAGTTTAAGGGCTAAATCCCATTCTCATCAGCAAGTTCGTAAAGAGGAGTCTTAA
- a CDS encoding GNAT family N-acetyltransferase gives MNTDLQVKQLNELSQMEQFQLKHFCKQHKQSLPNQHDLGGVLFLNSKLIGWVRLIMIQPNEHYWLRGLFIAPDYRQQGYAHGLMQQIPNLLQTVSTQNISITLFALAHLEDFYKRLNYRPVDCQQIPETLKKHWVKAKNDGKNWILLQKNLV, from the coding sequence TTGAATACAGACTTACAAGTCAAACAACTGAATGAATTATCCCAAATGGAACAATTCCAGTTGAAACACTTTTGTAAACAACATAAACAGAGCCTGCCAAATCAACATGACCTTGGTGGCGTACTATTCCTAAACTCAAAACTGATTGGCTGGGTTCGCCTCATTATGATTCAACCAAATGAACACTATTGGCTTAGAGGCCTATTTATCGCACCTGATTACCGTCAACAAGGTTACGCTCATGGATTAATGCAGCAAATTCCAAATCTTTTGCAAACCGTATCAACCCAGAATATTTCAATTACTTTGTTTGCTCTGGCTCATTTAGAAGATTTTTATAAACGCTTAAATTACCGGCCGGTAGATTGTCAACAAATCCCTGAAACACTCAAAAAACATTGGGTTAAAGCGAAAAATGACGGTAAAAATTGGATTTTATTGCAAAAAAACCTAGTCTGA
- the rmuC gene encoding DNA recombination protein RmuC codes for MEIIFQTLIPAFAGIFLVAVLYLWKKLQQSRRQLVQAEQELDSLSNLQITHSHLISRFDETQTLVNSQSEKLQEFYVLQGQFDEIHAQLKKYEADILASTQEKNELQRKLTETKQLTAELQERLTQESRQSQEKITLLENAKQQLTQEFKLLANQVFDEKQKQFTQNSKDSLESLLKPMNQSLEQFRSRLETTHKEDIEGRASLKEQLKQLQTLNSQMSIETQNLTQALKGESKMQGNWGELILQRLLERSGLREGQEFDREKSFTSEEGKRLRPDVILNLPDNKHIVIDSKVSLTDYERALNAPSDEARLKATKAHLQSLKSHISTLAAKRYEHLNQLNAPDFVLMFVPIEAAYLMAIEENSHIFEDAFDQRVAVVTPTTLFTTLKTIEQLWRYERQSENTVKLIQRAADVHDKFVGFVANFEKVGTQITQANNAYNDAFKQLSTGRGNLVRQAQMLKELAGKTKKELPEHLVSEQELDKKSSKNALEDASEIG; via the coding sequence ATGGAAATTATTTTTCAAACACTCATACCAGCATTTGCTGGTATTTTTTTGGTCGCAGTATTGTACTTATGGAAAAAATTACAGCAAAGTCGCAGACAACTGGTTCAGGCTGAACAAGAATTAGACAGTTTGAGTAATTTGCAAATTACGCATTCTCATTTAATTTCCCGTTTTGATGAAACTCAAACTTTAGTCAATTCACAATCAGAAAAGCTTCAAGAATTTTATGTATTGCAAGGCCAATTTGATGAAATTCACGCTCAGTTAAAGAAATACGAAGCTGACATTTTGGCATCTACTCAAGAAAAAAATGAGCTTCAGAGAAAGTTAACTGAAACAAAGCAGTTAACAGCAGAATTGCAAGAACGCCTAACGCAAGAAAGCAGGCAATCTCAGGAAAAAATCACTTTGCTTGAAAATGCAAAACAGCAGTTAACACAAGAGTTTAAGCTACTTGCGAATCAAGTTTTTGATGAAAAACAAAAACAATTTACCCAGAATTCAAAAGATTCTCTTGAGTCATTGTTAAAACCTATGAACCAATCCCTTGAGCAGTTTCGTTCTCGCTTGGAAACAACTCATAAAGAGGATATAGAAGGTCGCGCGTCTCTGAAAGAACAACTCAAGCAGTTGCAGACATTGAATTCGCAAATGTCGATTGAAACTCAAAATCTGACTCAGGCATTGAAAGGTGAGAGCAAAATGCAAGGTAATTGGGGGGAGTTGATTTTACAGAGGCTTCTTGAACGCTCTGGTTTACGTGAAGGGCAGGAGTTTGATCGAGAGAAAAGTTTTACCTCTGAAGAAGGAAAGCGCCTGCGTCCTGATGTGATTTTGAATCTTCCTGATAACAAGCATATCGTTATTGACTCGAAGGTTTCACTCACCGATTACGAACGTGCATTAAATGCACCTTCGGATGAGGCACGCTTGAAAGCCACCAAAGCACATTTACAAAGTCTAAAAAGCCATATTTCGACTTTGGCGGCCAAGCGCTATGAACACCTGAATCAATTGAATGCTCCAGATTTTGTTTTGATGTTTGTTCCAATTGAAGCTGCTTATTTAATGGCGATTGAAGAAAATAGCCATATTTTTGAAGATGCCTTTGATCAGCGTGTTGCAGTGGTGACGCCAACAACGTTGTTTACAACTTTAAAAACCATTGAACAACTTTGGCGATATGAGCGCCAGAGCGAAAACACCGTAAAATTGATCCAACGGGCTGCAGATGTTCATGACAAATTTGTGGGGTTTGTGGCTAATTTTGAAAAGGTTGGCACGCAGATTACTCAAGCGAACAATGCATATAACGATGCATTCAAACAACTCTCTACCGGCCGGGGTAATTTAGTTCGACAAGCTCAGATGCTCAAAGAGCTGGCGGGGAAAACCAAAAAAGAGTTACCGGAACATCTGGTCAGTGAACAAGAATTGGATAAAAAATCATCCAAAAACGCACTGGAAGACGCATCAGAAATAGGATGA